A single Brevundimonas sp. SL130 DNA region contains:
- a CDS encoding AbrB/MazE/SpoVT family DNA-binding domain-containing protein, with amino-acid sequence MSSKVRKIGNSAGVILPKPVLAALGVSEGGAVEFVYEPGKVTIVPVKRKVREGWAEDAKLIAAAGLTEEEREWLDADLTGDTDAEALGDDWSDEDIARLEAALAENEREPS; translated from the coding sequence ATGAGCAGCAAGGTTCGGAAAATCGGCAATTCGGCGGGCGTCATCCTGCCCAAACCCGTGCTCGCCGCGCTGGGCGTCAGCGAGGGCGGCGCCGTCGAGTTCGTCTATGAGCCTGGCAAGGTCACCATCGTGCCGGTGAAGCGGAAGGTGCGCGAAGGCTGGGCGGAGGACGCCAAGCTGATCGCCGCCGCCGGGTTGACCGAGGAAGAGCGCGAATGGCTCGACGCAGACCTCACGGGAGACACGGACGCCGAAGCCTTGGGCGATGACTGGTCAGATGAAGACATCGCCCGCCTGGAGGCTGCGCTCGCGGAAAATGAAAGAGAGCCCAGTTGA
- a CDS encoding UbiD family decarboxylase: MAYKSLRDFIDQLEADGELVRVSEPVSTVLEMTEIQTRLLRNGGPAVLFEKPVMPDGTISPIPCLANLFGTVKRVAMGVTLEGKNRTTAGELREVGELLAFLRNPTPPRGLSDAMEMLPLAQTVMSMRPKTVKKAPVQEVVLKGDQIDLTALPVQSCWPGEPAPLITWGLVVTKGPSEDREDDFNLGIYRMQVLGKDKAIMRWLAHRGGAQHYARHKKARPKEPLPCAVVLGADPGTILAAVTPVPDTLSEYQFAGLMRGAKAELVACKTVPLMVPAQAEIVLEGHVLLNEFEDEGPYGDHTGYYNSVEKFPVFQVSAITMRRDPIYLTTFTGRPPDEPSVLGEALNEVFIPLLRQQFPEIVDFWLPPEGCSYRIAVVSMKKAYPGHAKRVMLGVWSYLRQFMYTKWVIVVDHDIDARDWKDVMWAISTKMDPARDITVIESTPIDYLDFASPESGLGSKIGLDATDKWPPETKREWGEEIRMDEAVIERVNDLWGRLGLPGDGTPIWK, encoded by the coding sequence ATGGCCTACAAATCCCTGCGTGACTTCATCGACCAGTTGGAAGCCGACGGCGAGCTGGTGCGGGTGTCCGAACCCGTCTCGACCGTGCTGGAGATGACCGAGATTCAGACCCGGCTGCTGCGCAACGGCGGGCCGGCGGTGCTGTTCGAAAAGCCGGTGATGCCGGACGGGACGATCAGCCCCATCCCCTGCCTGGCCAATCTGTTCGGCACGGTGAAACGGGTCGCCATGGGGGTGACCCTGGAGGGCAAGAACCGGACGACGGCGGGCGAGCTGCGCGAGGTCGGGGAGTTGCTGGCCTTCCTGCGCAATCCGACCCCGCCGCGCGGCCTGAGCGACGCGATGGAAATGCTGCCCCTGGCGCAGACCGTCATGTCGATGCGACCCAAGACGGTGAAGAAGGCGCCGGTGCAGGAGGTGGTGCTGAAGGGCGACCAGATCGACCTGACCGCCCTGCCCGTCCAGTCGTGCTGGCCCGGCGAGCCGGCCCCCCTGATCACCTGGGGCCTGGTCGTCACCAAGGGGCCCAGCGAGGATCGCGAGGACGACTTCAACCTGGGCATCTATCGGATGCAGGTGCTGGGCAAGGACAAGGCCATCATGCGCTGGCTGGCGCACCGGGGCGGGGCGCAACACTATGCGCGGCACAAGAAGGCGCGGCCCAAAGAGCCCCTGCCCTGCGCCGTCGTGCTGGGCGCCGATCCGGGGACGATCCTGGCGGCGGTGACGCCGGTGCCGGACACCTTGTCGGAATATCAGTTCGCCGGCCTGATGCGGGGGGCCAAGGCCGAACTGGTCGCGTGCAAGACCGTGCCGCTGATGGTGCCGGCCCAGGCCGAGATCGTGCTGGAAGGCCATGTCCTGCTGAACGAGTTCGAGGACGAAGGCCCCTATGGCGACCACACCGGATATTACAACTCGGTCGAGAAGTTCCCGGTGTTTCAGGTCAGCGCCATCACCATGCGCCGCGACCCGATCTATCTGACGACCTTTACCGGCCGGCCGCCGGACGAGCCCAGCGTGCTGGGCGAGGCGCTGAACGAGGTCTTCATTCCCCTGCTGCGCCAGCAGTTCCCTGAGATTGTCGACTTCTGGCTGCCGCCCGAGGGGTGCAGCTATCGGATCGCCGTGGTGTCGATGAAGAAGGCCTATCCGGGCCACGCCAAGCGAGTGATGCTGGGCGTCTGGAGCTATCTGCGCCAGTTCATGTACACCAAATGGGTCATCGTCGTGGACCACGACATCGACGCCCGCGACTGGAAGGACGTCATGTGGGCCATCTCGACCAAGATGGACCCGGCGCGCGACATCACCGTGATCGAGTCGACGCCCATCGACTATCTGGACTTCGCATCGCCTGAGAGCGGCCTCGGCTCCAAGATCGGCCTGGACGCCACCGACAAATGGCCGCCCGAGACCAAGCGCGAATGGGGCGAGGAAATCCGCATGGACGAGGCGGTGATCGAACGGGTGAACGACCTGTGGGGCCGGCTGGGCCTGCCGGGCGACGGCACGCCGATCTGGAAATAA
- a CDS encoding Pr6Pr family membrane protein, translated as MLRERDRPRLWRAAFAVIGWAALALQYLLMAAPADGWAVMTRTVQYFSFFTILSNILVAGALTGPLLKPTRPLARWTASPAFRAAVTTYILTVGVVYHFMIAPYWRPEGLTLGVNLVLHYVMPVAFLLDWLWFTPKGELRWIDPVKALGVPLIFGVWTLVHGLATHWWPYRFVNVDALGLGRVLAIFAVLLGVFLLVGLALVGLDRVFGRTRRDSSAPAL; from the coding sequence ATGTTGCGTGAACGAGATCGACCGCGCCTGTGGCGCGCCGCCTTCGCCGTGATCGGCTGGGCAGCGCTGGCGCTGCAATATCTGTTGATGGCGGCGCCGGCGGACGGCTGGGCGGTTATGACGCGGACCGTCCAGTACTTCAGCTTCTTCACCATACTGAGCAATATCCTGGTCGCCGGGGCCCTGACCGGGCCTTTGCTGAAACCCACAAGGCCGCTGGCCCGCTGGACGGCGTCGCCGGCCTTCCGCGCCGCCGTGACGACCTACATCCTGACCGTCGGGGTGGTGTATCATTTCATGATCGCCCCCTACTGGCGGCCGGAGGGTCTGACCCTCGGCGTCAATCTGGTGCTGCACTACGTGATGCCGGTCGCCTTCCTCTTGGACTGGCTGTGGTTCACGCCCAAGGGGGAGCTGCGGTGGATCGACCCGGTGAAGGCCCTGGGTGTCCCGCTGATCTTCGGCGTGTGGACACTGGTTCACGGGCTGGCGACCCATTGGTGGCCCTATAGGTTCGTCAATGTTGACGCTCTGGGCTTGGGCCGGGTGCTGGCGATTTTCGCCGTCCTGCTGGGCGTCTTCCTGCTGGTCGGGCTGGCGCTGGTCGGGCTGGATCGGGTGTTCGGTCGAACGAGGCGTGACAGTTCGGCCCCGGCGCTTTAG
- a CDS encoding aldo/keto reductase, whose amino-acid sequence MAYGDQPTITVDGVEIPLLGFGTWQLEPADARRMVAEALRIGYRHIDTAWIYKNEKAVGEGIRDSGVAREDIFLTTKIWVEHFGHDALLKQAKESAESLGTTPDLLLLHWPKPTPTFEETLGALNEAKDQGLTKSIGLSNFPSKEFRQAQSLSKARLLTNQVEHHPYLGIDQLVATAAELGSSITAWSPLAQGKIADDKTISEIAEAHGKTNGQVTLRWLIQNRIIAIPRTTKESRARENFDIFDFELSSEEMQRMDALNRGERLGQWLDDAYEWDKAAA is encoded by the coding sequence ATGGCCTATGGCGACCAGCCCACGATCACCGTCGACGGCGTCGAAATCCCCCTGCTCGGTTTCGGCACCTGGCAGCTGGAGCCGGCGGACGCGCGCCGGATGGTCGCCGAGGCGCTGCGGATCGGCTATCGCCACATCGACACCGCCTGGATCTACAAGAACGAGAAGGCGGTCGGCGAAGGCATCCGGGATTCGGGCGTGGCCCGCGAGGACATCTTCCTGACCACCAAGATCTGGGTCGAGCATTTCGGCCATGACGCCCTGCTGAAACAGGCCAAGGAATCGGCCGAGAGCCTGGGGACGACGCCGGATCTGCTGCTGCTGCACTGGCCCAAGCCGACGCCGACGTTCGAAGAGACCCTGGGTGCGCTGAACGAAGCCAAGGACCAGGGACTAACCAAGTCCATCGGTCTGTCGAACTTCCCGTCCAAGGAGTTCAGGCAGGCGCAGAGCCTGTCCAAGGCCCGGTTGCTGACCAACCAGGTCGAGCACCATCCCTATCTGGGGATCGACCAATTGGTGGCGACGGCGGCCGAGCTGGGGTCGTCGATCACCGCCTGGTCGCCGCTGGCCCAGGGCAAGATCGCCGACGACAAGACGATTTCCGAGATCGCCGAGGCCCACGGCAAGACCAACGGCCAGGTCACGCTGCGCTGGCTGATCCAGAACCGGATCATCGCCATTCCCCGCACGACCAAGGAAAGCCGCGCGCGCGAGAATTTCGACATCTTCGACTTCGAACTGTCGAGCGAGGAGATGCAACGGATGGACGCCCTGAATCGCGGCGAGCGCCTGGGGCAATGGTTGGACGACGCCTACGAATGGGACAAGGCCGCCGCTTGA
- a CDS encoding serine aminopeptidase domain-containing protein produces the protein MGLAVEDRVIKAVDGWPLEATLFRGDAPRMAVLVSAGTGFPRGFYARFARWMAERGCVVLTYDYRGIGGSRPGDLAAMEMDYPDWGRLDMPAALKALKKAAPGLPVFHVGHSVGGHFVGFMPNQAEIGRHAFVSVGTGWWGGHHRTYNPMELFFWFGFGPRHLRRHGYVRAGRLWRGTDLPRGVFETWKRWCLKPAYFLDELKSGALEPQGFDAVRAPIQSWIFPDDPIATPGTGAALLKAYPNAPSEILVRRAGDYGARRIGHEGAFRKGLEPLWQEILDWFDAGVSKARPGA, from the coding sequence ATGGGGCTGGCGGTCGAGGATCGGGTCATCAAGGCCGTGGACGGCTGGCCGCTGGAGGCGACGCTGTTCCGGGGCGATGCGCCGAGGATGGCGGTTCTGGTCTCCGCAGGCACGGGGTTTCCACGCGGCTTCTATGCGCGGTTCGCGCGCTGGATGGCCGAGCGAGGCTGCGTGGTCCTGACCTATGACTATCGCGGCATAGGCGGATCGCGGCCCGGGGATCTGGCGGCGATGGAGATGGACTATCCCGACTGGGGTCGGCTGGACATGCCGGCGGCGTTGAAGGCGTTGAAGAAGGCCGCGCCCGGGCTGCCCGTCTTTCATGTAGGACATAGTGTCGGCGGCCATTTCGTCGGCTTCATGCCGAACCAGGCCGAGATCGGGCGGCACGCCTTCGTCTCGGTCGGGACCGGATGGTGGGGCGGACATCACCGGACCTATAATCCGATGGAGCTGTTCTTCTGGTTCGGCTTCGGGCCCCGTCATCTGCGCCGCCACGGCTATGTCCGGGCCGGCAGGCTGTGGCGCGGGACGGATCTGCCGCGCGGAGTGTTCGAGACCTGGAAGCGGTGGTGCCTGAAGCCCGCCTATTTCCTGGACGAGCTGAAGTCCGGCGCCTTGGAGCCCCAGGGGTTCGACGCGGTGCGGGCCCCGATCCAGTCCTGGATCTTCCCGGACGACCCCATCGCCACGCCGGGCACGGGGGCGGCGCTGCTGAAAGCCTATCCCAACGCCCCGTCTGAGATCCTGGTGCGTCGCGCCGGCGACTATGGCGCGCGACGGATCGGCCACGAGGGCGCCTTCCGCAAGGGGCTGGAGCCGCTGTGGCAGGAAATTCTGGATTGGTTCGATGCGGGGGTTTCGAAGGCCCGACCCGGCGCCTAA
- a CDS encoding type II toxin-antitoxin system VapC family toxin: MSGVLVDSNVLLDIALEDSLWFDWSAARLTEVEDEGAAVIINPIIYAELSAGYPAADPLDALLADMAIVREDLPWSAAFAAGRAFVAYRRRGGVRTSPLPDFFIGAHALVAGHRLLTRDGARYRTYFPELELIAP; the protein is encoded by the coding sequence ATGAGCGGCGTTTTGGTCGACAGCAATGTGCTGCTCGACATCGCCCTTGAGGATTCTCTCTGGTTCGACTGGTCCGCCGCCCGCTTGACGGAAGTGGAGGACGAGGGAGCGGCCGTGATCATCAACCCGATTATCTATGCCGAACTGTCGGCGGGGTATCCGGCGGCTGATCCGCTTGACGCCTTGTTGGCCGATATGGCCATCGTGCGTGAGGATTTGCCATGGTCCGCCGCCTTCGCCGCCGGCCGAGCCTTCGTGGCCTATCGTCGGCGCGGCGGCGTGCGGACCTCGCCCCTGCCCGACTTCTTCATCGGCGCCCACGCCCTGGTCGCCGGACACCGGCTGCTGACGCGCGACGGGGCGCGGTATCGGACCTATTTTCCCGAACTTGAGCTGATCGCGCCATGA
- a CDS encoding AbrB/MazE/SpoVT family DNA-binding domain-containing protein, giving the protein MRVTSKGQVTIPIDIREKAGLLPNTDVEFNYDGNVVTVSRKSGQKAGTRLRMVERLRGTAHTGGLSTDDIMAMTRGE; this is encoded by the coding sequence ATGCGCGTCACATCCAAGGGTCAAGTGACCATTCCGATCGACATTCGAGAGAAGGCGGGTCTGCTGCCGAACACGGATGTGGAGTTCAACTATGACGGAAACGTCGTGACGGTCAGCCGCAAGTCAGGTCAAAAGGCGGGGACGCGCCTTCGGATGGTCGAACGGTTGCGCGGCACCGCGCACACGGGGGGCCTCTCCACCGACGACATCATGGCGATGACGCGCGGCGAATGA
- a CDS encoding gamma-glutamyltransferase family protein, whose protein sequence is MRRRTFLSALPVGVLATTAAQAQQSAPASAAPSPARPADPYAGIGIGDRITGPKFMGRSTVWGASGAAATAHPAASLIGIDTLRRGGSAIDAAIAINAALGFLEPVANGIGGDAYCMLWDPKQKKVVGLNGSGASPRGLSLETARSKAIEGYLPRYGAVTVNVPGTVDAWWSAHRRYGKLPWKDVLLPVAELCEQGVPMPQVIAYYLERNMAAFDRGVIPIEENDNRKRIWAAGGATPKVGEVFANPFLGKTLRMIAEGGRDAFYDGPIADQIEAYFKRIGGWMTRADMAAHHTEWVEPIQTNYRGVDVFGLGPNTQGLSTNQILNICEQFDLKSMGFQSAASLHVQAEAKRLAFEDRARWFADDRFSKTPVEWLNSKAYAAERARLIRPDRVMDRVMPGDAPHHGDTTYFSVADADGMMVSWIQSNYRGMGSGLAPDNGTEPLGFMFQDRGELFALTDGHPNVYAPGKRPFQTIIPGFAVKDGEPWMAFGVMGGAMQPQGQAQIIINMVDYGLEPQAAGDAPRWQHYGSSEPTGQPQEGTGVLHLESGVPEATKAQLRAMGWILGEPDGGFGGYQNVMKQMNPGGRWTYGAATEMRKDGIALAY, encoded by the coding sequence ATGCGTCGTCGCACCTTCCTGTCCGCCCTGCCCGTCGGGGTGCTGGCCACGACTGCGGCCCAGGCGCAGCAGTCGGCGCCGGCGTCTGCAGCGCCCTCGCCGGCTCGCCCCGCCGATCCCTATGCCGGGATCGGCATCGGCGACCGGATCACGGGACCGAAATTCATGGGGCGTTCGACCGTCTGGGGCGCGAGCGGGGCGGCGGCGACGGCCCATCCGGCGGCCAGTCTGATCGGCATCGACACCCTGAGGCGCGGCGGATCGGCCATAGACGCGGCCATCGCCATCAATGCGGCCCTGGGCTTTCTGGAGCCGGTCGCCAACGGCATCGGCGGCGACGCCTACTGCATGCTGTGGGACCCCAAGCAGAAGAAGGTCGTCGGGCTGAACGGATCGGGCGCAAGTCCGCGAGGCCTGAGCCTGGAGACGGCGCGATCCAAGGCCATTGAGGGTTATCTGCCGCGTTATGGCGCGGTGACGGTGAATGTGCCGGGCACGGTGGACGCCTGGTGGAGCGCGCATCGACGCTACGGCAAGCTGCCGTGGAAGGATGTCCTGCTGCCGGTCGCCGAGCTGTGCGAACAGGGCGTCCCCATGCCCCAGGTCATCGCCTACTACCTGGAACGCAATATGGCGGCCTTCGACCGGGGCGTGATCCCCATCGAAGAGAATGACAACCGCAAACGCATCTGGGCCGCCGGCGGGGCGACGCCCAAGGTGGGCGAGGTCTTCGCCAATCCCTTCCTCGGCAAGACCCTGCGGATGATCGCCGAGGGCGGGCGCGACGCCTTCTATGACGGCCCCATCGCCGATCAGATCGAGGCCTATTTCAAGCGGATCGGCGGCTGGATGACCCGCGCCGACATGGCCGCCCACCACACCGAATGGGTCGAGCCGATCCAGACCAACTATCGCGGAGTGGACGTCTTCGGCCTGGGGCCCAACACCCAGGGCCTGTCGACCAACCAGATCCTGAACATCTGCGAACAGTTCGACCTGAAATCCATGGGCTTCCAGTCCGCCGCCTCGCTGCACGTCCAGGCCGAGGCCAAGCGGTTGGCGTTCGAGGACCGGGCGCGCTGGTTCGCCGACGACCGCTTCTCCAAGACCCCGGTCGAATGGCTGAACTCCAAGGCGTACGCCGCCGAACGGGCCAGGCTGATCCGGCCGGACCGGGTGATGGACCGCGTCATGCCCGGCGACGCCCCGCACCACGGCGACACCACCTATTTCAGCGTCGCAGACGCCGACGGAATGATGGTCAGCTGGATCCAGTCCAACTATCGCGGCATGGGCTCGGGCCTGGCGCCGGACAATGGGACCGAACCGCTAGGCTTCATGTTCCAGGATCGGGGCGAGCTGTTCGCCCTGACCGACGGTCATCCCAATGTCTATGCGCCCGGCAAGCGGCCGTTCCAGACCATCATCCCCGGTTTCGCGGTCAAGGACGGCGAGCCCTGGATGGCGTTCGGCGTCATGGGCGGGGCCATGCAGCCCCAGGGCCAGGCCCAGATCATCATCAACATGGTCGACTACGGGCTGGAGCCCCAGGCAGCGGGGGATGCGCCGCGCTGGCAGCACTATGGCTCGTCCGAACCGACCGGCCAGCCGCAGGAAGGGACCGGGGTGCTGCACCTGGAGAGCGGCGTGCCCGAGGCGACCAAGGCGCAGTTGCGGGCCATGGGCTGGATCCTGGGCGAGCCGGACGGCGGGTTCGGCGGCTATCAGAACGTCATGAAACAGATGAACCCCGGCGGGCGCTGGACCTATGGCGCGGCGACCGAGATGCGCAAGGACGGGATCGCGTTGGCGTACTGA
- a CDS encoding biopolymer transporter ExbD: MAAKIGGSGGDKHTIEQTADINITPFIDILLVLMIIFMVAAPMATVSIRLDLPPAQPPVNPTEEKEPVYITIQDTGQLFIAEKQTSIDNLAADVCTALGGGSCQEERVFVRAQPEVKYSQFMEVMNKMQENGFFKVGLLNEDIE; this comes from the coding sequence ATGGCTGCGAAGATCGGCGGTTCCGGTGGGGACAAGCACACGATCGAACAGACGGCGGATATCAACATCACGCCGTTCATCGACATTCTGCTGGTGCTGATGATCATCTTCATGGTCGCCGCGCCCATGGCGACCGTGTCGATCCGACTCGACCTGCCGCCGGCGCAGCCGCCGGTGAACCCGACCGAAGAAAAGGAACCGGTGTACATCACCATCCAGGACACCGGTCAGCTTTTCATCGCCGAGAAGCAAACCTCGATCGACAATCTGGCCGCCGACGTCTGCACCGCCCTGGGCGGCGGTTCCTGCCAGGAAGAGCGCGTCTTCGTGCGCGCCCAGCCGGAAGTGAAGTACTCGCAGTTCATGGAAGTCATGAACAAGATGCAGGAGAACGGCTTCTTCAAGGTCGGTCTGCTGAACGAAGACATCGAATAG
- the folE gene encoding GTP cyclohydrolase I FolE codes for MSVIPAKPVLVSDDPVARPSREQALDAVRTLIAWAGDNPDRPGLIDTPKRVVEAYGEWFDGYDADAAKELSRTFEDVTGYDDMVILREIEVESHCEHHLAPFLGKAYVAYLPGEKVVGISKLARVVEIFARRLQNQETLTNDIIEAIESHLQPKGVAVMIDAAHQCMTTRGVHHRHVSTVTTRFTGVFKDDPALVDRFLKLAKA; via the coding sequence ATGAGCGTCATCCCCGCCAAGCCCGTCCTAGTCAGCGACGATCCAGTCGCGCGTCCCAGCCGCGAGCAGGCGCTGGACGCCGTGCGCACCCTGATCGCCTGGGCCGGGGACAATCCCGACCGCCCAGGCCTGATCGACACGCCCAAACGGGTGGTCGAGGCTTACGGGGAATGGTTCGACGGCTATGACGCCGATGCGGCCAAGGAGCTGTCGCGGACCTTCGAGGACGTGACCGGCTACGACGACATGGTCATCCTGCGCGAGATCGAGGTGGAGAGCCATTGCGAGCACCACCTGGCCCCCTTCCTGGGCAAGGCCTATGTCGCCTATCTGCCCGGCGAGAAGGTGGTCGGCATCTCCAAGCTGGCGCGGGTGGTCGAGATCTTCGCCCGGCGGCTGCAGAATCAGGAAACCCTGACCAACGACATCATCGAGGCCATCGAATCGCACCTGCAGCCCAAGGGCGTCGCGGTGATGATCGACGCCGCCCATCAGTGCATGACCACCCGCGGCGTGCATCACCGGCATGTTTCGACCGTCACCACCCGGTTCACCGGCGTCTTCAAGGACGATCCTGCCCTGGTGGACCGTTTCCTGAAGCTGGCGAAGGCGTAA